Proteins encoded together in one Triticum dicoccoides isolate Atlit2015 ecotype Zavitan chromosome 7B, WEW_v2.0, whole genome shotgun sequence window:
- the LOC119342076 gene encoding uncharacterized protein LOC119342076: MAFHMRSISLPSRPQANETEVEQELLSLEASISSSITIGMMCDGLRRLGDIYNGVEEVICLPRNQVSSTQQRKMLDGEMECSLELLDLYSNMQEIFVEIKAIIQELQVALKKGDDAAAQAKIQSYARLAKKAKNHFKKAIKKTPADCKMVMLLTKARGISVSLLESTLHLLSKKIEMPKQSLVSKAFHQKKAVVCKEEQLQELECSTGDLESGAGHLFRKLVQCRVSLLNILSS; this comes from the coding sequence ATGGCTTTCCACATGAGATCCATAAGTTTGCCTTCTAGGCCTCAGGCCAATGAGACCGAGGTCGAGCAAGAACTGCTGAGCCTAGAGGCAAGCATCTCTTCTTCCATCACCATCGGCATGATGTGTGATGGTCTGAGGAGGCTCGGAGACATCTACAATGGTGTTGAAGAGGTGATTTGCCTACCAAGAAACCAAGTTAGCTCCACTCAGCAGAGGAAGATGTTGGATGGAGAGATGGAATGCTCTCTTGAGTTGTTGGACCTCTACAGTAACATGCAAGAGATCTTCGTCGAAATAAAGGCCATCATCCAAGAGCTGCAAGTGGCTCTAAAAAAAGGGGATGATGCAGCTGCTCAAGCCAAGATCCAATcttatgcccgcttggcgaagaaggccaagaatcaTTTCAAGAAGGCCATAAAAAAGACTCCTGCAGATTGCAAGATGGTCATGCTATTGACCAAGGCCAGAGGGATCTCTGTCTCTCTGCTGGAGTCCACACTCCATCTCTTGTCGAAGAAAATTGAAATGCCTAAACAGTCTCTTGTTTCCAAGGCATTTCACCAAAAGAAGGCAGTTGTCTGCAAAGAGGAGCAATTGCAGGAGCTAGAGTGCAGTACCGGAGATCTTGAGAGTGGAGCAGGACATCTGTTCAGGAAATTAGTCCAGTGCAGAGTTTCTCTACTCAACATTCTTAGCTCGTAG